In a single window of the Coffea eugenioides isolate CCC68of chromosome 3, Ceug_1.0, whole genome shotgun sequence genome:
- the LOC113765441 gene encoding uncharacterized protein LOC113765441 isoform X2 yields the protein MPSLQTALPPELANNVIRLYRECLRRAKYIGHKQHNTELLVGMVRQQFKKHMHETDPDKIQKLKDDAARGLINHIIYESEQMTGRKFSKSF from the exons ATGCCCTCGCTTCAAACAGCTTTGCCTCCTGAGCTGGCCAATAATGTTATCCGT CTTTATCGCGAATGCCTCCGGCGAGCTAAATATATTGGGCACAAG CAACACAACACTGAACTTTTAGTTGGCATGGTGAGGCAGCAATTCAAGAAGCATATGCATGAGACAGATCCagataaaattcaaaagttGAAAGATGA TGCTGCAAGGGGACTGATAAATCACATAATCTACGAATCGGAGCAGATGACTGGAAGGAAATTCAGCAAGAGCTTTTGA
- the LOC113765441 gene encoding uncharacterized protein LOC113765441 isoform X1 has translation MLSVLVPSSVFSLVSIMAYMLLYRECLRRAKYIGHKQHNTELLVGMVRQQFKKHMHETDPDKIQKLKDDAARGLINHIIYESEQMTGRKFSKSF, from the exons ATGTTATCCGTGTTAGTGCCCTCCTCTGTTTTCTCTCTGGTGTCAATCATGGCTTACATGCTT CTTTATCGCGAATGCCTCCGGCGAGCTAAATATATTGGGCACAAG CAACACAACACTGAACTTTTAGTTGGCATGGTGAGGCAGCAATTCAAGAAGCATATGCATGAGACAGATCCagataaaattcaaaagttGAAAGATGA TGCTGCAAGGGGACTGATAAATCACATAATCTACGAATCGGAGCAGATGACTGGAAGGAAATTCAGCAAGAGCTTTTGA